GAGCTTTCTCCTGCTGTGCGCGCTTCTCCTCCGAGCTCATGCGGCCTCCCTCATCGCCCGGTCAGTGGCGGTCTCACCGGTGGGGTCCTGGTACTGGATCACGGTCAGCAGCTCGATGGGTGACAACTTCAGCAGGTGGTTCAGCTTCGAGTTCACGAAGTTCCACGGCAGACCGAAGTGCTCCACCATGTGCGCCACCCGGTCGAACCTGCCGGTGACGATGGCTTTCACATCGTTCTGGACGTCCTCTACGTCCTGGATGGTGAATCGCATAGTCTTCTCCCTACTCACGTGCGATAACTCGATCTGCACGCCTCACACCCCGGGGGTGAGGAAAGCTCACGGGGTAACGGATAGATAGGTGCCGCAGAGTGCGGCGAAGGTGGGGTCAGGCGAACGGGTCAGATTCGTCCACCGGCGCACTAGGACCCCGGTAGGTGGTGGTGATGTACCGGACGATCTGCGCCTCCAGCTCAACGGTCCACAGGAGTGGGCCGGTGCGCTTCCGCTGGATGTACAGTCCCGACTCTCGGGCGATCTCGCGCAGCATCTCCGGGGTGACACCGATCCGGTCGCTGACTGGGCCAGTGCCTTCCAGGATCTTCTGGCGCTCAGGCGCGGCGGTCTGAGTGGTCATGCGGGTACCCCCAATAGTGTGTGGCGCATTTCGCGGCGTTCTTGTGGGGTGTTGCCGGACAGCCATCCAAGATCAGCCATAATCACGGACCCCCATTCGGTGCCGTACTCCCGTGCCGTCTCGTTGATCTCTTCCCACTGCTCATCAGTGAGGGTCAGAGTCACCTTGTGCTTACTCATCAGGCGGCCTCCAGTTCTTTGAAATCCGCGGTGGGCAGCCCTTTGCGGATCAGCAGGTCACGAAGGTCTACCTCGGGGCGTCCTGGTCGGACGTAGGTGGACTCCCGGCGCTTGCCGGCCACCATGGGGCCGTCCAGCATGAAGTAGGGCTTGCCCTTGTAGGTGGGGTGCATGTGCTCATACCCGTTCTTCTTCTCCCCGTTCTTGCCTGTGCGGGTTCCGCGCTGGTCGATCAGCAGGCCGGAGGAGTAGAGCAGCTCGAAGAACTGCCGCTCGGACACGTCCGGGAAGTAGTGCTTGTGGAACTTCCGCAGGTTCAGCCCGCGGTTGGAGTTGACCGCCGTGACGATCTCCTCGGCCTCTTCGGCGCGGGCTTCTGCGAGTTCGCGCTTCTCCCACTGGTCAGCGGCCAGGCGCAGGGCCTCGCTCATTGACTGTGGGACCGGAAGTGAAGGGGTCGCATTTGAAATGCGACCGGTCTCAGCTTCACGGGTGCGGACTGCGAAGTAGGACTGCGCCGCGGCAACTTCGGGCTTGCGAGGGTCGCCGTTCATGGCGACCAGGTAGGCGGCGTACCGGGTGAGGAGCACATCTGCGGCGGGGCGACCCCACTGGGACTTTTTGACGGCTCCGGCAAAAAGGTCTGTCACGTTCCGTCCCTGGTTCTCAGCGGTGCGCTGGGCGCGCTCTACGGCGTCCTCGAATCTGCGCCACGAGTCGTACCCCAGAAGTTCCATCAGGTCACGCCCTGACCAGAACTCGACACCATCGGCACGGTGCTGCTTGATCTGATCGAACGGGCTGGCCCCGGAGTTTTTCCCGGCGCCGGGAAAAAGGCCCAGTTCCTCTCGGATGACTTCCACCATTCAGGCCACCTCCCGGCGCTTCTCAGACAGGTCCGACACCTCAGCGGTGCGCTCCCCCAAGTACTTCACGTACAGGACGGTGCCCCGCACTGCGGCGTCCCACGCGCCCTCCTGGAATGCGCGGAGCTTGCCCCGCTTGATGTGAGTCCGGGAAGCATCCAGGGAGGTCTTCGGCCTGCCGGGGATCTCGAACATGACCCACGCTCCAGGGTTGTCGCGGCACTCTGCGGCCACTGCCTCCCACAGGGGCGAGGTGCGGCTGTTCTTGCCACGCTCACCATCGGGCAGGTGGTCCGCGGTGCCCTTGATCTTCAACTGCTGTATCGTTGACATTGATTGGTTCCCTTTCTGGGATCTAGGCCCGTACCTGCTTGCTCCAGGTGCGGGCCTTTTCTTATGCGGCTGTGGACAACGGTGAATTACCAGTGAACGTGTTGAGCAAAAAGAGTTCACGGGTGGGCACCTCCAGCGCTTTCGCAATGGCGGCCGCAGTATCCACAGAGCATGTGGTCCGGTGTCGCTGCAGGTTCGTGATCGTCGTCGGAACAATCCCGGCGCGGCGGGCAATCTCTGCCTTGGTGAGGCCACTGAATCGGATGGCCATACTCAGTGCCCGCCGATCCACGGTGGCGTTGCCTCGGCGTCGCCCCTCTTCGTAGGTCATATCCCCTCCTTCCTTCGTGCTGTTCATCGGTTAATCACCACTATACATGTGAGGTTCCTCCCTCACAAGCCGACCCCTGAAATCTCCTCGATCCCCTTATTTCAGGCGCTTCAAGCAAATTACATGGATGTTGTTTGTGAGCCCCGGCCTCACGCGTAGGCTTGCCTTGTCCTGTTGTTGGCCTGAAGGATTACTGCCGTGAGAGACCTACAAACCCTGATCCGCTCCGAGATGGACGCCCGCGACCTCACCTATAGAGCAGTCGCAGAGAACGCTCAGCGGCAGGGGTACAAGGTCTCTCACGCCACGGTCACCAACTATGTGAAGGGGAAGACTCGGGCCTACACCCGGGATTCTCTGATCGCCATCGCAGCGGGCATAGGGGTGCCCGCGGAGAAGCTTTTGTCCGCTGCTGACATGCAACCCCTGGGGGAACTATTCGAGCTCCCCGAAGAGGCGGCACTGCTGGATCCGCACGAGAGAGAAGCTGTCCGCTCCGTGGTGAACGCATTCCTTCAGAGCAAGCGGCAGAGGGCAGCCCCGGCTCTGAGCGATCACGCTGGCGGGTTGGAGGCCATACGGCGCCATATGGAGCGCACAGGACAACTAGACGAGGAGGTGGCGAGTGATGACGACTCGACCCCCATGTACCAGGCCGCAGGGAGTGCGGCCACAGAAGACCCCGACGACTACGACCTAGCCGCAGACGACAGCCTGCACCAAGGCGACCACGGGCAGATCGGGCCGGATGATATCGAGCACACGACATGATGGCGTCGCCGTACCCTTCAATGAAGGTGAAGCGATTCCGTCGGATGCTCGGGCGCGCCTTCGGCTATGAGCGGGTCAAGGGCCGGGGCAAAGGCTCCCACACCATCCTGCGCAGCAACCGGGGGTACCCCGATCTCGTTGACGGATTCCATGATGGAGCAGAGATCCCGCCACACCGGGTGAAGCGTATACTGATAGATGACGTAGGCCTGACCAACCAGCAGGCACTAGAGGTGGTGAGAGAGCATGGATAACCTTCACATCGTGTTCACTGAGTACCCCGGATATGGCTGGTCCACCAGCTCTCCCCAGGTGCGCGGCCTCGCATGCTTCTATCCCACTGTCGATGAAGCGCAGCTGAACCTGGATGACGCGCTCCTCACCGCTGGCGTTGAGTACGGCAATGCGATGATCCACCAGCACG
This Nesterenkonia lacusekhoensis DNA region includes the following protein-coding sequences:
- a CDS encoding helix-turn-helix transcriptional regulator, whose amino-acid sequence is MTYEEGRRRGNATVDRRALSMAIRFSGLTKAEIARRAGIVPTTITNLQRHRTTCSVDTAAAIAKALEVPTRELFLLNTFTGNSPLSTAA
- a CDS encoding BRO family protein; this encodes MEVIREELGLFPGAGKNSGASPFDQIKQHRADGVEFWSGRDLMELLGYDSWRRFEDAVERAQRTAENQGRNVTDLFAGAVKKSQWGRPAADVLLTRYAAYLVAMNGDPRKPEVAAAQSYFAVRTREAETGRISNATPSLPVPQSMSEALRLAADQWEKRELAEARAEEAEEIVTAVNSNRGLNLRKFHKHYFPDVSERQFFELLYSSGLLIDQRGTRTGKNGEKKNGYEHMHPTYKGKPYFMLDGPMVAGKRRESTYVRPGRPEVDLRDLLIRKGLPTADFKELEAA